Proteins found in one Leptospira saintgironsiae genomic segment:
- a CDS encoding diaminopimelate decarboxylase encodes MQSIENLKFLTPEEARKIATNFGTPLFVYSRKGIEKSCDDALAFPNAFGLTVRFAMKANPGRTVLEILKKKGIHIDASSEHEVKRAILAGFKPSDILLTSQQLAKSLKDLIPQGVQFNACSLRQLEEFGKNFPGKEVSVRFNPGLGSGATKKTDVGGKTSSFGIWHEEIGKVKEIVSKYGLKLVRVHTHIGSGSDPEVWKAVAHYTLEIAAQFPDCRTVNLGGGFKVGRMIGEKTTDPQSIGKPVKELFENYAKEKGIQLKMEIEPGSFLMVNNGAILTQVDDIVYTGDGGYTFVKLDMGMDVNTRPALYAAKHPLIVIPQKENSDQKTGDFVYVGHCCESGDLITQEEGGGPQLRTTHTPEIGDLVVMEGAGAYCSSMSTKNYNSYPETSEVLIDTDGTTKLVRQRQTLEQILENELLVSLG; translated from the coding sequence ATGCAATCAATAGAAAATCTTAAATTTTTGACCCCCGAAGAAGCTAGAAAAATCGCAACAAATTTCGGGACCCCACTTTTTGTGTACTCTCGCAAAGGAATTGAAAAAAGTTGCGATGACGCACTTGCCTTTCCTAACGCTTTCGGCCTTACTGTTCGATTTGCAATGAAAGCAAATCCAGGCAGAACAGTTCTGGAAATATTAAAGAAGAAGGGCATACATATAGATGCATCCTCTGAACACGAAGTGAAGCGTGCGATACTCGCAGGATTCAAACCTTCTGATATTCTACTAACTTCCCAACAATTGGCAAAATCCTTAAAGGATTTGATCCCACAAGGAGTTCAGTTCAACGCATGTTCTCTCAGGCAGCTGGAAGAATTTGGAAAAAACTTCCCAGGAAAAGAAGTAAGCGTTCGTTTTAATCCAGGTTTAGGTTCCGGAGCTACAAAGAAGACAGATGTAGGAGGTAAAACATCCTCCTTCGGTATCTGGCATGAAGAGATCGGAAAAGTAAAAGAGATCGTTTCTAAATACGGACTTAAACTGGTTCGAGTTCATACTCATATAGGTTCAGGTTCCGATCCGGAAGTTTGGAAGGCAGTTGCACATTATACCTTAGAGATCGCAGCGCAATTCCCTGATTGTAGGACTGTGAATTTGGGCGGAGGTTTCAAGGTAGGAAGAATGATCGGTGAAAAAACAACCGATCCTCAAAGTATTGGAAAACCAGTCAAAGAGCTCTTTGAAAATTATGCCAAAGAAAAGGGCATCCAACTCAAAATGGAAATAGAACCTGGCTCCTTCTTAATGGTGAATAACGGAGCAATCCTCACTCAGGTAGATGATATTGTCTATACTGGAGATGGTGGGTATACTTTCGTAAAACTGGATATGGGAATGGATGTGAATACAAGACCTGCTCTATACGCTGCAAAACATCCATTAATAGTCATTCCCCAAAAGGAAAACTCCGACCAAAAGACAGGTGACTTTGTATACGTAGGACATTGTTGCGAAAGTGGAGACTTGATCACTCAGGAAGAAGGAGGTGGCCCTCAACTTAGGACCACGCATACTCCTGAGATCGGAGACTTGGTTGTGATGGAAGGAGCAGGAGCTTACTGTTCTTCTATGTCTACAAAGAACTATAATTCTTATCCGGAAACATCTGAAGTATTGATCGATACAGACGGAACAACCAAACTTGTAAGACAAAGACAAACTCTGGAACAAATCCTAGAAAATGAACTCCTGGTTTCCCTCGGGTAA
- a CDS encoding zinc dependent phospholipase C family protein, translated as MAGKITHLEALSQVCKHLDHGTAEQRKIAKLLREEGTRKFANIGAIAPDIFYFYHVLSPVRTKKALPWGDLSHHENVLELILNFLDGVLTVEEGIYRDRFLAFTLGYIIHCAVDIITHPYIFFISGDYYNADKEISSKAQYNHMRVEFALDSWLLDFRWGMTPKAYDFVQHVDVIFKGKDGQKKMDPMLWNFWLKSLKATFPKEFKEKYIGSEEKIIPGDILNESFLGYLYFHRYLDSRSKIVRAALSFLDKITLHKVNSSVLMLPLKEHIDKRIMNEEKREWSYPADPNLIRNDSFVELINRACEAAKDAVTNAWGYVHDKTSRSSMIKEYQGYNLDTGLRFHGIDKMRQFSPL; from the coding sequence ATGGCAGGCAAAATCACTCATCTCGAAGCTCTTTCCCAAGTCTGCAAACATCTGGATCACGGAACTGCAGAACAAAGAAAGATCGCAAAACTTTTAAGAGAAGAAGGTACTCGTAAGTTTGCCAATATTGGCGCGATCGCTCCCGATATTTTTTATTTTTATCATGTTCTTTCTCCTGTTCGGACCAAAAAGGCACTTCCTTGGGGAGACCTAAGTCATCACGAAAACGTTTTGGAACTAATCCTGAACTTTTTGGACGGGGTCCTTACTGTTGAAGAAGGAATTTATAGAGATCGTTTCTTAGCATTCACTTTAGGTTATATCATCCACTGCGCTGTGGATATCATCACTCATCCTTATATCTTTTTTATTTCCGGAGATTATTATAACGCTGATAAAGAGATCAGCTCCAAGGCTCAATACAATCATATGAGAGTAGAGTTCGCTTTGGACTCTTGGCTTCTAGATTTCAGATGGGGAATGACTCCTAAAGCATATGATTTTGTACAACATGTGGATGTGATCTTCAAAGGGAAAGATGGGCAGAAAAAAATGGACCCTATGCTTTGGAACTTTTGGTTAAAAAGTTTAAAGGCAACCTTCCCGAAAGAGTTTAAAGAGAAATATATTGGCTCCGAAGAAAAGATCATCCCCGGAGATATTCTAAACGAATCTTTCCTAGGTTATTTGTATTTCCATAGATACTTGGATTCCAGAAGTAAAATAGTAAGAGCAGCACTTAGCTTTTTAGATAAGATCACTTTGCATAAAGTTAATTCTTCCGTTCTAATGCTTCCACTAAAGGAACATATAGATAAAAGGATCATGAACGAAGAAAAAAGAGAATGGTCTTATCCTGCGGACCCAAATTTAATTCGTAATGATTCTTTCGTAGAACTTATCAACAGAGCTTGTGAAGCCGCAAAAGATGCAGTTACAAATGCTTGGGGTTATGTTCACGACAAAACTTCTCGTTCTTCCATGATCAAAGAATACCAAGGGTATAATCTAGATACCGGACTTAGGTTCCACGGCATAGATAAGATGCGTCAATTTTCGCCTTTATAA
- a CDS encoding bactofilin family protein — protein MAIGKDNNNSVIGPGSIFEGKFYIAGSLRIDGKFEGEIKTDDALFIGETGKVRTNISAREVIVAGTLIGNIKAESEVRLEETGRLLGDIIAPALSLAKGVVAKGNITVTGGQKKDVKKIVEESFGGTRTLDNGKEE, from the coding sequence ATGGCCATCGGTAAGGATAATAATAACAGCGTAATCGGCCCAGGTTCCATATTTGAGGGCAAATTCTATATCGCTGGTTCCCTACGTATCGACGGAAAATTCGAAGGGGAAATTAAAACCGACGACGCATTATTTATTGGAGAAACCGGTAAGGTTCGAACAAACATTTCTGCAAGAGAAGTGATCGTAGCAGGAACCTTGATCGGAAATATTAAGGCGGAATCAGAAGTCCGCTTGGAAGAAACTGGACGTCTCTTAGGGGATATTATCGCTCCCGCTCTTTCCCTGGCAAAAGGTGTGGTAGCGAAAGGAAATATCACCGTAACCGGAGGCCAAAAGAAAGACGTTAAAAAGATCGTAGAAGAATCTTTTGGCGGCACAAGGACCCTGGACAACGGAAAGGAAGAATAA
- a CDS encoding IspD/TarI family cytidylyltransferase — protein MNSWFPSGNIYLLLLSGGTGSRMKSDIPKQFLELNGKSILLHSLETFIDWGKTKSIILVSHKDYIIDSETLCSSLLRERDRIVEGGDTRHGSTLAGISSIQFSANDIILIHDAARPFVSPDDLDRLSSATEEFGVATLASKNHETVLEEEKDSIKFLNREKIWFMKTPQGIRGDILKKIMEKPSTIEPTDLCTWAQSHGISSKLVESNPYNLKITEKSDLALAEAILPLFQSFQKD, from the coding sequence ATGAACTCCTGGTTTCCCTCGGGTAATATTTATTTACTACTTCTTTCGGGAGGAACAGGCTCCCGAATGAAGTCAGATATTCCGAAACAATTTTTAGAATTAAACGGAAAATCAATCTTACTCCATAGTCTGGAAACTTTTATAGACTGGGGAAAAACCAAAAGTATAATCCTCGTATCTCACAAAGATTATATTATAGACTCCGAAACACTTTGTTCTTCCTTACTTAGAGAAAGAGATAGAATTGTAGAAGGTGGAGACACTCGACACGGATCCACATTAGCTGGGATATCAAGTATTCAATTTTCTGCAAATGATATCATTTTAATCCACGATGCTGCGAGACCTTTCGTTTCTCCGGACGATCTGGACAGATTATCCAGTGCAACAGAAGAATTTGGAGTGGCCACACTTGCTTCTAAAAATCATGAAACAGTTTTAGAAGAAGAGAAAGACAGTATCAAGTTTTTAAACAGAGAGAAGATCTGGTTTATGAAAACTCCACAAGGAATTCGTGGAGACATCCTGAAAAAGATCATGGAAAAACCGTCTACTATCGAACCGACGGACCTATGCACCTGGGCTCAAAGTCATGGGATAAGTTCCAAACTGGTAGAATCTAATCCATACAATCTCAAGATTACAGAAAAGTCCGACCTTGCCTTAGCAGAGGCGATTTTACCTTTGTTTCAAAGCTTTCAGAAGGACTAG
- a CDS encoding penicillin-binding protein 1A, giving the protein MKHEPVDFFTRYFVVLFRDRVQSRLDSSDPVRKLLYLVLGLIFLNGFLFVFSIKDIWQVPKADRYEKPSLLFGLNTEGKYEPIAEFYRFSRVVITDEDLPGGWDDNKVIRCFVSTEDNNFRSHKGLDLRGIFRATMVNLLAGKVKEGASTITQQVARLKFLNTERSFLRKAREAWLALLLELVFDKKTLIGIYLNEIPLGHGTIGVGAAAKFYFRKDIKDLSWGEAALLASLTTRPKEFSPLVNPNTSASKVRVVFKKLVENGILDVETAEREFEAFSEYYITLNRSPNDSAFSDRLNKFPYFTEYVRKNLARYIPSQQIYEGGLKIYTTLNIQHQAQAEKALVAGLKQQTQLSNQRAFTKIDSFEDSYGSTYKLLAELHDLPEFKFKISRSYRTFNRAWQEEFRDDLSVLNLISGTEMLGEAIDWNYRTQATEDHLLPVEGALISIRPDTGHITAMVGGSGFRSDNQQIRAFQAYRQPGSAFKPLVYASAMEFYHEHPDDKKNVTAASLFDDSPLQYVLEDGDEWNPSNYSGEYSGFIRLREALELSRNSVAVRLLEHTGLNNLLPRLEKLLQVENRNLPRDFSIALGSFEVSPYELARSYAVFASGGKQVFPLSVLYVEDEQGNLIKDFRKEFESKERKRLLSPETSYVITSMMEDVIKKGTGTGARSHGLTRPAAGKTGTTNNFRDAWFAGYTPELVAVVWVGYDTGTLSLGRGMSGAVVAAPIWGRFMANALVKEKSKSFDFGDAKIVRRTICSISGKLPGSHCYQTEEEVFDKDTVPKEVCEDHRGMSEPDPTPTHTTDPGTTKKKKPNLFEGDEDVIR; this is encoded by the coding sequence ATGAAACACGAACCCGTAGATTTTTTCACAAGATATTTCGTAGTACTTTTTAGAGACAGGGTCCAATCCCGTTTGGATTCTTCTGATCCTGTTCGTAAACTTTTGTATCTTGTTTTGGGACTTATCTTTCTAAACGGATTTCTATTCGTATTCTCTATCAAAGATATTTGGCAGGTCCCTAAGGCGGATCGTTATGAAAAACCTTCTCTACTTTTCGGGCTCAATACAGAAGGTAAATACGAACCTATTGCAGAGTTTTATAGATTTTCCAGAGTAGTAATCACTGACGAAGATCTTCCTGGCGGCTGGGATGATAATAAGGTCATTCGTTGTTTTGTTTCTACTGAAGATAATAATTTCAGATCTCATAAAGGTTTAGATCTTCGAGGGATTTTCAGAGCTACTATGGTAAACCTTCTTGCAGGAAAAGTAAAAGAAGGTGCCTCTACAATCACTCAACAGGTTGCGAGATTAAAATTTTTAAATACAGAGAGATCTTTTTTGCGTAAAGCAAGAGAGGCTTGGCTCGCATTACTCTTAGAATTAGTATTCGATAAGAAAACTTTAATCGGGATCTATTTAAATGAGATCCCACTCGGCCACGGAACAATTGGCGTAGGCGCTGCTGCAAAATTCTATTTCAGAAAAGATATCAAAGACCTAAGCTGGGGAGAAGCTGCACTTCTCGCAAGTTTGACCACAAGACCCAAAGAATTTTCTCCTTTGGTAAATCCGAATACATCTGCTTCTAAGGTAAGAGTTGTATTCAAAAAGCTGGTTGAGAACGGGATCCTGGATGTGGAAACCGCTGAAAGAGAGTTTGAAGCATTCTCGGAATATTATATAACCTTAAATCGTTCTCCTAACGATTCTGCATTCTCCGATCGTCTTAACAAATTCCCTTATTTTACGGAATATGTGCGTAAGAATCTGGCCCGTTATATACCTTCTCAACAGATCTATGAGGGCGGTTTAAAGATCTATACCACCCTAAATATACAGCACCAAGCCCAGGCAGAAAAGGCGCTTGTCGCAGGCCTAAAACAACAGACCCAATTATCCAACCAAAGGGCTTTCACCAAAATTGATTCTTTCGAAGATTCCTACGGCTCTACCTATAAACTTTTAGCTGAACTTCACGATCTTCCTGAATTCAAATTTAAGATCTCTCGTTCTTACAGAACATTTAATAGAGCCTGGCAGGAAGAATTCAGAGATGATTTATCTGTTTTAAATTTGATCTCGGGCACTGAGATGTTGGGAGAAGCAATCGACTGGAATTATAGAACCCAAGCAACAGAAGACCATCTACTTCCTGTAGAAGGAGCGTTAATTTCCATTCGTCCAGACACAGGCCATATCACCGCAATGGTAGGAGGTTCTGGATTTAGATCTGATAACCAACAGATCCGTGCATTCCAAGCATATAGACAACCAGGCTCTGCATTCAAACCATTAGTATATGCATCTGCGATGGAATTTTATCATGAACATCCGGATGATAAGAAAAATGTCACAGCTGCTTCTCTATTTGATGATTCTCCGCTTCAATATGTTTTGGAAGACGGAGATGAATGGAACCCAAGCAATTATTCAGGAGAATATTCCGGATTCATCCGTTTGAGAGAAGCACTCGAACTTTCCAGAAATAGTGTTGCTGTTCGATTATTAGAACATACAGGTTTAAATAATCTTCTACCAAGACTCGAAAAACTTTTACAAGTAGAGAATAGAAATCTTCCAAGAGATTTTTCCATTGCACTCGGAAGTTTTGAAGTTTCTCCTTATGAACTCGCAAGATCTTATGCAGTATTTGCTTCCGGAGGAAAACAAGTATTCCCTCTCAGCGTTTTATATGTAGAAGACGAACAAGGAAATCTAATCAAAGATTTCAGAAAAGAATTCGAATCCAAAGAAAGAAAAAGATTACTCTCGCCTGAAACTAGTTACGTCATCACTTCTATGATGGAAGACGTGATCAAAAAAGGAACAGGAACCGGAGCCAGATCTCATGGACTCACTCGTCCTGCCGCAGGAAAAACTGGAACCACAAATAATTTTAGAGATGCATGGTTCGCAGGTTACACTCCTGAACTTGTAGCGGTCGTTTGGGTGGGATATGATACAGGAACACTTTCACTCGGTCGCGGAATGTCGGGTGCCGTTGTAGCCGCTCCAATCTGGGGAAGATTTATGGCAAACGCACTTGTTAAAGAAAAATCTAAATCATTCGATTTCGGAGACGCAAAAATTGTGCGCAGGACCATCTGTTCTATCTCCGGAAAACTTCCAGGGTCTCATTGCTACCAAACAGAAGAAGAAGTATTCGACAAAGACACAGTTCCGAAAGAAGTCTGCGAAGACCATAGAGGAATGAGTGAACCGGATCCAACTCCGACCCACACCACAGACCCGGGAACGACCAAAAAGAAAAAACCGAATCTCTTTGAAGGTGACGAGGACGTAATCCGGTAA
- a CDS encoding peptidoglycan DD-metalloendopeptidase family protein has translation MIFKKPRQLTAGKEILRTDNFTLIYLGAFHFHYSFYFRGNLYHGNLDFRRRKFRVIPLVASVIFMVLFLGIWMSPSNASMESASTEVTENDSEDLKAKKGDEKFLEESEKAKLTILMANEIKSASDKKKQLKVVTYKVKRNETLSEIATRYKVSMESIAGSSNINLEDTLYPGQILQIPNKQGLLYKFKAGDTVAKVASLYKVNLDEILEENKLDDLDILRPGQKVFLPGAVIPDPAPKWVVPVTSHVVTSNYGWRTFPQHKFHEALDLKANYEAVMAARNGKVVFSGWMGGYGNAIVIEHNDDFKTLYAHNSRLNVKRGDYVVAGKKIATSGCTGYCFGPHLHFEVIQKGKSVNPGKYLKGLSYKRGSKPNH, from the coding sequence ATGATCTTCAAGAAGCCCAGGCAATTGACCGCAGGAAAGGAAATCCTCCGGACAGATAATTTCACCCTGATCTACCTGGGCGCTTTCCATTTCCATTATTCCTTTTATTTCAGAGGAAACCTATACCACGGGAACCTGGATTTCAGAAGACGCAAGTTCCGTGTTATCCCTCTTGTAGCATCAGTCATTTTTATGGTACTATTCTTAGGAATTTGGATGAGCCCATCTAACGCTTCTATGGAATCTGCATCTACAGAAGTGACGGAAAACGATTCAGAAGATCTAAAAGCCAAAAAAGGTGACGAAAAATTCTTAGAAGAATCGGAAAAAGCAAAACTCACCATCTTGATGGCAAATGAGATCAAAAGTGCTTCTGACAAAAAGAAACAACTTAAAGTTGTTACCTACAAAGTTAAAAGAAACGAAACACTTTCAGAGATCGCAACTCGCTATAAGGTCTCCATGGAATCTATCGCAGGTTCCTCTAATATCAATTTAGAAGATACTTTATATCCGGGACAAATATTACAGATCCCGAATAAACAAGGTCTATTATATAAATTCAAAGCGGGAGATACTGTTGCTAAGGTAGCTTCTCTTTACAAAGTAAACCTGGATGAAATTTTAGAAGAGAATAAACTGGATGATCTGGACATTCTTCGTCCTGGCCAAAAAGTTTTTCTTCCAGGAGCTGTGATCCCGGATCCTGCACCTAAATGGGTGGTGCCTGTTACTTCTCATGTGGTCACATCCAATTATGGATGGAGAACCTTCCCTCAACATAAATTCCATGAAGCACTGGACTTGAAGGCAAACTACGAAGCAGTCATGGCTGCACGTAACGGTAAGGTTGTTTTCTCCGGATGGATGGGCGGTTACGGAAACGCAATCGTGATCGAACATAACGACGACTTCAAAACATTGTACGCTCACAATTCCAGACTGAATGTAAAACGTGGGGATTATGTGGTCGCAGGGAAAAAGATCGCAACCTCAGGATGTACTGGTTACTGCTTCGGACCTCACTTACATTTCGAAGTTATTCAAAAAGGGAAATCAGTAAACCCTGGAAAATATCTAAAAGGCCTCAGCTACAAAAGGGGCTCTAAACCGAACCATTAA
- a CDS encoding alpha/beta hydrolase: protein MFRSFLFTLSFVLISGCGPSVSEHLEKRTNSQYSSTYGIEVFFNTSRAVNPGTQVACSNSYFLNFGNMGTQSGSCLINVPADREIGSLPFGLGNKEKSFQFLEHRVAIQGKTKEEQEKLWWKRIEEDPFEEVIVFVHGFNVNFEEAILRAAQLKYDLKFPGKVALYTWPAGGDGSMLGTFFLKNTYEKNLISARSSRDSFKYFLKRMAATNKKIHLLVHSMGHQVVLNSVSELSKEWGDKPFLKELVLNAPDYDTGEFILILDSLLKSSERITLYCSPGDSALFASAQIHQTGRLGACSKFPGVDVVNVNPIDASLLSLGHGYYSSRPILTDLYQLFLGLGAEKRLFIRKSYGNENYILRN from the coding sequence ATGTTTCGATCTTTCCTTTTTACTCTTAGTTTTGTTCTTATATCAGGCTGCGGCCCTTCTGTTTCCGAACATCTGGAAAAAAGGACCAATTCCCAATATTCTTCCACTTATGGAATCGAAGTATTTTTTAATACTTCCAGAGCAGTTAATCCAGGAACACAAGTCGCCTGTTCTAATTCTTATTTTCTGAATTTCGGGAATATGGGAACACAATCCGGTTCCTGTTTGATAAATGTTCCTGCAGACAGAGAGATTGGCTCACTCCCCTTTGGCCTGGGAAATAAAGAGAAATCATTTCAATTTTTAGAACATAGAGTTGCTATCCAAGGGAAAACCAAAGAAGAACAAGAAAAACTTTGGTGGAAAAGAATAGAAGAAGATCCTTTCGAAGAAGTGATCGTATTTGTTCACGGATTTAATGTTAACTTCGAAGAAGCTATTTTAAGAGCGGCTCAACTTAAATATGATCTGAAATTTCCTGGTAAGGTAGCTCTGTATACTTGGCCAGCAGGAGGAGATGGTTCTATGCTTGGGACCTTCTTCCTGAAAAACACTTACGAAAAAAACTTAATCTCTGCAAGAAGCAGTAGAGATTCATTCAAATATTTCCTGAAAAGAATGGCCGCGACCAATAAGAAGATCCATTTGTTGGTACATTCTATGGGTCATCAAGTGGTCCTAAATTCAGTTTCAGAACTTTCTAAAGAATGGGGAGACAAACCTTTTCTAAAGGAATTGGTATTGAATGCTCCAGATTATGATACAGGTGAGTTCATACTCATCTTAGATAGTTTGCTAAAATCTTCGGAAAGGATCACATTATACTGTTCTCCCGGAGACTCTGCATTATTTGCTTCTGCCCAAATCCACCAGACAGGAAGATTAGGCGCCTGTTCCAAATTTCCTGGTGTGGATGTGGTAAATGTAAACCCGATCGACGCCTCCTTATTGTCATTGGGTCACGGATATTATTCTTCTCGCCCAATCCTGACCGATCTATACCAACTGTTTTTGGGCTTAGGGGCGGAGAAGAGACTGTTCATCCGTAAGTCCTACGGAAACGAAAACTACATTCTCCGAAATTAA